Within Longimicrobium sp., the genomic segment ACGCGCGGTGGCGATGCGACGAGCGGGGCGGGGTTCCTTGCCGGGACTCCCGCCTCGCTTCACTTTGCGTGCTGTGCCTCCTCCCCTGTCCCCGGTCCCCGCTCCGCGATGAAGCTTTCCGTCGACCGCGCCCTGCGAGCCATCTGGCTGGCCATCGGCGTGCTGCTGCTCGGGTTCCTGGTGGTGTTCGCCGTGGTCGCCGTCACGGGGTGGATCCGCACGATGGGCGCGGACGAGGCCGCCGTGCGAGTGGCGAGGGAGAGCGGACAGCCGCGGGAGGAGGCGCGTGCGGTGCGCCTGGGGATGCCCGACTCCATCCGCGGCAGCACGGCCATGATCGCGATGGTGGGGAACGGCCAGGGATACCAGGGCCGCTACCGGGGCGACAAGGAGCACTCGCCGCCGGTGAACGTAGTTTTCCTGGACGACCAGGGTGCCCGCCTGCTGCTGGACAGGCCCGCTTACATCGGCGAGGTACGGTATCCGCGTCCCCGCGATCCCTCAGCCAGCGCATCGCAGAATTGGATTTCGTACCAGGTGGCGATGGAGGACGGCAACGGCAACGGGCAGCTGGACGACCGCGACCCGCGCTCGCTGTACGTGACGGACCTGGAGGGCCGCAACCTTCGCCCGGTGATCCGGCCGCCGATGCGGCTGCTGGAGCACCAGGCCATCGGGCCCGGCCGCATCCTGGTGTATGCGCTGGAGCCGCCGCAGGGCCAGCAGGTGACGGAAGACCGCATGCGCCAGCGCGCGTTCGTCTACGAGACGGCCACGGGCAAGCTGCTCCCCTTTAACGCGTTGGACGCCGCAACGGACCGCGCGGCCGACATCCTGGCGCGCTGAATTCAGAGGAGGTGATCGATGGCGAGGGCAACCTGGAACGGCGTGGTGATCGCGGAGAGCGACGCGTACGAGGTGGTGGAGGGCAACGTGTACTTTCCGCCCGGCACGGTACGACGAGAGCACCTGCAGCCCAGTGAAACCCACACGGTCTGCGGGTGGAAGGGCACGGCCAGCTACTACAGCGTGGTGGTGGACGGGCAGGAGAACGTGGACGCCGCGTGGTACTATCCGGAGCCC encodes:
- a CDS encoding DUF427 domain-containing protein; translation: MARATWNGVVIAESDAYEVVEGNVYFPPGTVRREHLQPSETHTVCGWKGTASYYSVVVDGQENVDAAWYYPEPKDAAKNIAGHVAFWKGVVVEK